AACAGATCATTTGCATCCCAGGCTCGTCCCCTATTCACTAAAAACTGGATCCTAACATTAAAGGTGGTGAGATTAGGCTTACACCCCTTGAGCACCATACGGTTCCACAGTCCATTCCCAATCACATACCTATCATGCTTGTAAAACGCCGATATAAGTGTGGTATAAGTAACTACGTCTGGTTTCAAGCCAGACTTCTCCATCTCCTTCATTACCAGAGACGCCTTGTCAAGAAACCCCATGTCACAGACGGATTTAATGGCAATGTTAAACGAAAAGGCATCCATTACAACCCCATACTTGGACGGAGCATGGAGAAGGAAGTCCTGGATGGTGTGGAGATCAGGTTTCAGAGTTAAGACTTTGAGCGCGGCGTTGAAGGATTTAACAGTCCTCTTGCAGCCGTACGAGTCCATATTGTAGAAAGTATTGAGAGCGTGCTTGGTCATCCCAGCCTTGCCGTATAGCATAATAATCCTAACAATGAAGCCCTCGCGCCGACCTTGTGGAAGCGTCTTCTGATGCTCAAGCAGATCCTCTATGAAATCAAACCGCCGTGCCCCGGCTAATCTAGAAACCGTGTCTTGGAAAGCAAAACGATTCTCAATGACCAAGTGGTTAGTGGCGTTGGATTTAAAGAGGTTGAATAGCTTCTCGGGGTCTCGCTCAGATTTAAGCTTGAAAAGGGCAGGCTCCTCCTCCTGATTGGATTCAGCTGGAACGTGTAAGGTCGAAGCAAATACACCAGTGGCTAGAGAAGGGCAGAATCTGCGAATGGGACGCAGAGATAGCATGATCCCTCGAGGCTAAACATGCCCGTATGCTGAACTCGATAGCATGGAAGCAAAATACAAACTGAGATGAATCCAAATCTATAGTACCAGATTCCAAAAGAAACTCGAGAGAGAGAAGATTTAATCAAACCCTCATGACATCTCAATCGAAAAGACCTAAAACCCCAATGCGATTCAACAATAGCCCATCTCCGAGTAATAACACAGGAAACTTCAACCTAGCTCAGCTCGATATGATGCTACGCGGGGATGTGACCGGGAAAAGGAGAGAGCTTTCGATCTGAGGATCCCTGAGAATGGAGGCTAACGACGGTGGAACTGATTGGTGACGAACGGAGGTTTAAGGTTTTTCGTTTTGGGTTTTGAGAAATGAAAAAAAAAAAGAAACAAAGTTCAGTGACTCTTTGGGCTCAAACAGCTTCTTGGGCTAACATTATTATGTAGGCCCTTTTAACTTTAATTCTTGTTTATTTCCAGTATCGCCCCTAATTTCATCGTATTCCTCCAATTTGTACCTCAACTTTCAGTTTTATACAATTTTTTTTTTTTAAAATGAGTCAATTGGTGGTTCACTGGATACAGGAGGAAGGTCGAATGGTGCCTTGAGTTGCGCCTTGAACAAAGCTGCAGAGAGAGGAGACAGAACCAATGCCACTGGCTGGAGACAAGTCAATGTCTCTCATGAAAACGTTGGAACATGCATTCTTCCCTGAACACTTGAGCTTCATTGCCACCTCTGTCCTCGACGTTCCACTCATCTTCATATATTTCACTTTCTCTATGTGAACTGCCTTTTCCTGATCGTATAAAACAGAAATTAACTTAATTTTTTTTTCATTTAAATCTTTCAAAAATTTTAGGAGAAGATACTTACAGTCTGAACGCAATTAGGAGCACAACCATAGAACTGATCAATGATGATGGGGTTTTGAACGTTGGAGAAACGAATGTCAAAGAATTCTATTCCACGGACGTACCCAGTTCCTCCAGGCCAGGTCTTGATTCGGGCTCCGTTAGTCGTTCCTGTGAAGTTAACGTGCGCCACACGTATGTCTTCCACTTCTACCTCTGTTCCTCCTCTACCTAAACTCCCAACGCTGTTTCACATTTCTTAATCTTATTAGCTTCTTCTTTCTTAATTTGTCTATATATTTTAATTTAATTTAATTGCGAGGTTGATCAGGGAGATTCTAATCACCTCACACCATGACCAGGTCCACAGTTGACAAAGGTAACACTCAAATTATGCACTTGATCTCCTATCGACACACAATCATCACCTATATATGTTAACGATATCACACAAATAACTAGCAAGTTAGCATTTTAAATCTTTGCTTTGGTTTGTCAATGATTATAACTAAATAAATTTACCAGTGGCGAAGTCGGAATGAGTAATAGAAACGTCAGATGAAGATGTGATGTGGACACCGTCGGTGTTAGGACTAATCTCCGGAGATTTTATTTTGACGTCTTTGATATGCACATTTTGGCTTCCCATCACAAGAATATGTGATTGTGCACTATTTCTAAATCTCAAACTCTTCAATATTACATTTCTGCAATTGCTGAATGTCATCATCTACAGGGACAAAAAAATTATATAATTCACACATCCCTCCGTGCTCTTTTTTTTTTTCAGTTTGTCTCCGTAAGACAGAAAAAAAAACTTACCGTTGGTGCAAGCCAGATGCAATTCTGTAAATATATATTTACATAGAGATGATTAGTTATAAGCTAAGAAAAAAAAAGTTGAAAATATGGAGTAAACAAATTACAGGTCCGGGATGGTCTCTACAATGAATGTCCCACCATCCTTTGCCTTGGCCGTCCAACAAGCCACGTCCAGATAGTACAAGTCCCTCCACTCGATCGAATATGAGCCATGGTATTATCCCGTTCTCTCCTTTTTGCCACTTGTTTGGATCACTCTGCGCTTTCATCTCTCCATCTATCTATATTACATATAAACTTAATTGGAGGCAATACTTTAGTTACTGTAAAAATGATCCATGTAGGGGGGGTTTACCGTGAAAATCAGAGGTTTGAGTTTGCAAGGACCCGTGAAGTGAAGAGAGCTAAGCAGGAACACCTTCCCTGCCGGTACATATACACTTCCAATTTTGGAGCTTCCGTTACAAGCACTGTCCCACGCCTTTTGTAACGCCTTTTTTTGTCAAAATATGTTTAGTGTAAGCTAAACTTTGTAACTTAAGCTTACTTTAATATACATTACACAAATAACTTACAGATGTATCATCTGAAATTCCATCCCCGACAGCTCCATATTTCATCACCGATTCACCATAGCTTAACCAGGGAAGTCCTAAAACTGCAACGAATACGATCAAAAAAAGATCCTGCCAGAAAAAATAAGAAATCAAAATGAGTATTTGCTTTTGAAATCAGGTTTAATGTTTAATTGAGAGAGAGTCAAAAGAGTCTTTACCATTTTGACAAGAAATGAAACTAATCAGAGTTGAGAATTTGAATCATTTCAGATTGTCTTAAAGCATATATAAGCCGAGAGCATAAGATATTGATTCAGGCCTCACATTGATAACATAACAGCATGGTGTGTAAATGCATGCACTCTGTTCGGTTTTTAGGAAAAATAGAAAAATATATATATACGAGCATCAAAGGATTCTCTGTATGTATTTAATTTGTAGTAATAGAGGATCATTTTGCCTTAAGTTTTTCCTTTAATATCCGATCCTTTTGAGTTTGTAACAGCCCCAAAAAGAACTTGAGTGATTTTCTAGTAGACCCAACCAAAATTGTAAGTTTGCATTTTTTTTTTGTTATTTTGCAATTAATATTACAAATTAGACAAGTTTTTTAAATTAAGAATTTATAGGTGAATTAATTTGTGAATATTGATTTTCTAGTTGATCAAAACAAAAGATCAATATTCACTTGCTATATATGCTCTCTGTATTGTCACATATACAAGGTTTCAATATTCATGATTCAAAAAACCTTTACCAACATTTTACATTGCTTTTGTTTGATCCAATCCAAGAACAAATGCAGTCAATTCAACATAATCTCCTCCAGGGAAATGGGAAACAGGTAGTCTAACAATTTTTGAGATAGAATAATCTCCCCTCAAAGAACTCGGCCAAAATGTTGAATTAAGTCTCAGTAGGAAGTTTCAATCTCATGAGCCGCTTGCTCCTGTATTTGTATGTGCTCTCTATAAGTCTCTGCACCATTAATGTCTCTTAACTACTCAATTCTGAAGCACTCCAACAAACAATACAATATTTTGGTCTAACCTTCCAGACGATTTCATCAAGACATAAACACAAATGAACTTCATCAAAGTAGACTATTGACATCTACAAGCTCCGGCTTTGCATCTTCAGTTTTTCTCATACATCTTTGACATCAGTGGTGATGATAAAGATGGCTTCTGCCACATGATGAGATTCGACGGCCATAAAAGATCAATAATTCAAAATAAAGAATCCGTCAAATTTAAAATAAGTCTGAAGAAAGATAAGAGTCAAGTAAACTTCAAAGCAAGTTCATCAGATCAGGACAGTCCCTAATCCCTATGGAAAGAATCATATTTTCCTTTGGGATGCTTCTTCCTTCTCTACGATTATCTTCTTTGCATTAACCCTTACCGCTAGAAAGACAATCAGCAGAATGCCACGTGGAAATTTCTTTTTGCTGTTACCAGACTGTAATTAAGAGATCACAACAAGTTTTTGTTGTTTGCATTGGGATTCTAGACTTGAAAATCAAGTTAGCATTAAGTCAACAGCAACGTTTTTCCATAAGTAGTAGTAGTAGAATAAACGTAAAGAGGCTTTCGGTTTTGTCCGACATAGACATACTTTAGCTATCTTCGATTAGTCGTCCTTTGGACCTATTGGTATCCTTCGACAGGTCTCTTGTCTCCTCCCCCACCCCCCACATACATCATCGTTCGAGATGACCCCATCCTATTAACCAACTCCCATCTTGTTTCATTTTTTGGTATCTTCGGTTTGTATTTTAACTAAACTTTTTTTCTTTTTTTTTGAAAATTTATTTTAACTAAACTTCACAATGAACATAACTAAACGTTTTAACCGGGCCTCGTAGTCTGGTGGTAAAGGAACCTCGGCTGAGGTGCCCGCCACCCGAGTTCGAGCCCCGGCCACGAGGGGTATTTACATGGGCTGCCTCTCGCCCTCCAGACCACTTCGCGTAACCAGGAGCCCTTAAGTGGACGCTTAAAAATCCTGTAATGGCTTGGGCTTAGGCCCGGTGGGCTAGTCGATCACGCAAAGTGGTCGGATACTGGATTATCAAAAAAATAACTAAACGTTTACCGGTTAATTAATATGGCTAATTCCTGTTCCAGTTGAGAGAGCTTACTGGTTAATTAACATAACTAAACGTTTCATTAATTTGACTTGTGTGTTTCACCGGCTACACACAAAAAGTAATACTACTACATAATAATTCAGATCTGAAACACATATACTTATATTGCATATAACTAAACACATATAACTTGATAATGAGCGTCTGCTCACGGCCGGCTTAACATTGTTATGGGCCTTAGGGCAAATTTTTTTTTTATCCTCTAAAATTTATATTCAGATAATGTTTAAAATATTTTTAAAATTTAATCAGTAATATTTTGTATATTTTGTGATGAAAATAAAACTATATGCATATCAAATATTTTTGGGCTTTTTTCAATTTTATTTATTATATTTATAATTTTTTTTAATATAAAAATATAGGTTTTTTTAAAAAATTGGACCCCTTGACTATTAATATACGGGGGACACGGGCTTGGGCCCGGGCCGGTTGTCCCCCCTGCTCGGCCGGCCCTGCCTGCTCAATTAATCCGATGCTTTTTCATTAAGAAAATTAACTAATGTTTACCCTTTTAATTTCACGTTTACGATCGACATGCAATCAATATATAGCCGAACTGGCCAGCGGGAAAAGGGGACAGGCTCTTTTCCCATGCAACTTTATCTATGCACATTCACCTATATATATATATATATAAGTAGTATATACTTAATTATGCACCAACCCATACGTTGCTACTTAGTATATATATCTATGTACCAAAGCATGTTTATATGCTCTCTATAACACAGGCATTGTGTGTTTGAGGAATATTGAAGAAATGGTCACGTCGCTAAAATATAAACGACGTGGTTTTAGAGCTGCATTTTTCATTGTTAACATCTTCTCTTCACTCCTATATCCACACTGCATGTCTGGTATGTACATATCCATCTCCCTTATAGAATTTTCCCTTTATTTTTTTTTGAACTGAAAGAATTTTCCCTTTATTAAAAAAAGAAAACTCATATATGAAGTTATCTCTGATTTATAGCAGGCGCTCATGATCAACAACTAAAGAGGAAGGAATCGGTTATTGGTTCAGAGCCTCCCGCGTGTGGAAACAAGTGCCTGAATTGCAAGCCTTGCCTTCCTTATCTATTTGACATTCATGGTGCTCATGATGATGATGATGATCGTGAACCATACTATCCGGTAAAGTGGATGTGTAGATGCCAGGAAAAGATATTTGGACCTCAAGAATAGTATCTATACATGCATTATGTATGTAGTAATTGTGTTGATTGTCATGGATGTTCATGAATCCTGATGATCCCATCAATGATGGTTCATCGT
This genomic interval from Brassica oleracea var. oleracea cultivar TO1000 chromosome C2, BOL, whole genome shotgun sequence contains the following:
- the LOC106323025 gene encoding pentatricopeptide repeat-containing protein At1g80150, mitochondrial gives rise to the protein MLSLRPIRRFCPSLATGVFASTLHVPAESNQEEEPALFKLKSERDPEKLFNLFKSNATNHLVIENRFAFQDTVSRLAGARRFDFIEDLLEHQKTLPQGRREGFIVRIIMLYGKAGMTKHALNTFYNMDSYGCKRTVKSFNAALKVLTLKPDLHTIQDFLLHAPSKYGVVMDAFSFNIAIKSVCDMGFLDKASLVMKEMEKSGLKPDVVTYTTLISAFYKHDRYVIGNGLWNRMVLKGCKPNLTTFNVRIQFLVNRGRAWDANDLLMLMPKLQMEPDNVTYNMVIKGFFVAGFPEMAERVYTAMHGKGYKPNVKIYQTMIHYLCKAGKFDLGYTMCKDCMRKKWYPNLDTVGVLVDGLVKKGQLDQAKLIMELVRKRVPPFSSKQLLPLKSIL
- the LOC106323889 gene encoding probable polygalacturonase At3g15720 produces the protein MKYGAVGDGISDDTSALQKAWDSACNGSSKIGSVYVPAGKVFLLSSLHFTGPCKLKPLIFTIDGEMKAQSDPNKWQKGENGIIPWLIFDRVEGLVLSGRGLLDGQGKGWWDIHCRDHPGPMMTFSNCRNVILKSLRFRNSAQSHILVMGSQNVHIKDVKIKSPEISPNTDGVHITSSSDVSITHSDFATGDDCVSIGDQVHNLSVTFVNCGPGHGVSVGSLGRGGTEVEVEDIRVAHVNFTGTTNGARIKTWPGGTGYVRGIEFFDIRFSNVQNPIIIDQFYGCAPNCVQTEKAVHIEKVKYMKMSGTSRTEVAMKLKCSGKNACSNVFMRDIDLSPASGIGSVSSLCSFVQGATQGTIRPSSCIQ
- the LOC106326643 gene encoding EPIDERMAL PATTERNING FACTOR-like protein 8; the encoded protein is MVTSLKYKRRGFRAAFFIVNIFSSLLYPHCMSGAHDQQLKRKESVIGSEPPACGNKCLNCKPCLPYLFDIHGAHDDDDDREPYYPVKWMCRCQEKIFGPQE